Below is a genomic region from Henckelia pumila isolate YLH828 chromosome 3, ASM3356847v2, whole genome shotgun sequence.
TAGAAGAATCGAATCACCTGATGAAAACCAAGTTCTTTGGTAAGAGGTACGCCAATCTCACTCATGCAAGCGCCAATCTTCTGATCCGACCCATAAAAATCAGCATACCGATCAATGCACCCGTCCAAGATCCTAACCAGCTCCGCGGCCAACGGGTAGCTAATAGCGAAGCCCCCGCCCCCGTATCCCATGGTATAAGAATGCGTCAAGTCTTGCTCCACGCTCTCCGAATTCCCACCAATATAATACATCTGATTGTGATCATATTTACTCAGCACCTTCACCAGATTCTCCGTGAAGAAAACCGTGTCGTCGTCCCCCATAACGAACCACCTCACGTTCTTCAACCCGAGTTCAAAGCTCTCCTTGACAATCCGCGCAATGCGCACGGCCGACCTGGACCCATACCAGCAGGTGTACTTGAACCTGGACGTGTCCGCCGAGACTCTATACGGCGGTGACGTTTTCGGCCACGGCGGCTCGGCTCCCTCCCCCGGCTCCTGGTCGAGCCACACGAAGCCACGGTGCGTCTTAGGTCTCCACCAGAGCTCACAGTATCCGCGGCGCTTGCTCCATGTCTCGGCTGAGCCGCCGATGCCGAAAAGAATGTGGGATATGTTGGTGCTCTGTTGATTGATCGTTTCACGGCTGCTTACTTGGAGTCTGAAAGTGCGAGTGCATTCGGGGCAACTGGTGCGGGATATCAAACCGTGGAAATTATAAGCTGAGAAACAAACAAGAAAAAGTGCGGAGAAAATGCATATGGCAAGAATTCCCTTCATGAAATTTGGGCTTATCATAAAACAGGATTTTGACGGTGGAGAAATGAGATTTTTGCAGGGTTTTAAGAGGTCTTGAATGTAGCACATTTCCGATGAACGAGGCATTGCTCTTTTTTGAAGAATAAATCCGTAAGAAGAGGAAGAACATTCATTGCATTGCGATTTCAATAATAGAAATCTGTCACCCCGTACGTGTTGCAATATTGCTTTTAATCTCTCTCTATAATTATAAAGATGCTTAATGTTGACCTTAATAATTTATATAGATTTCCTACATAAATAGTATTATATTTGCAATCAATCCCGGATACTGTTCGGATTATTGTATTTTCATTTGTCCATGTTTCAATTATATTTTGAATTGTAGATTTTACCTTTCTCGTAaccaaaaatttttatttaatatatattataattttttaattttggttttggtacacaaattttttattttcgactattttgatttgattgttaaTTGTTATGGTGACGTAGGACAATTAGCAATTTTTGGTATCATGTCAGCATTTTTCGGTTCACATCAacaataaaactaaaataacaaaattaatttaaacttaaaaacCAAAAGCAtgttatatattttgaaaaccTAATAGATCAAAACACAAAATTACACAACTTTCGTGAATTAGTATTTTCCCTTTCTGCCAACCACTGATCGttcaaaaattttagtattaACCAATCTTTTttgtagatatatatatattttgaaatataataaATGCATGAACTTTGACCATATTTCCAATTTAAATAATTACTACCTCTGGTAAGACCACCCATGAGGGTTCATCAACTCATTTCTTACATTAGATCGGAATTCGTATAATGTCTTGGTACTAATATTTATGCACACATGTATGtgtcactacaacaaaaatgttCATCCACAACAatgaaaagacaacgctttttacagTAAGTGTTGTTAAAAACAAAACCACAACGCTTTTACAAGAATGCGTTGTCTTTGTTTACATTTTATAGTCaaccacaacgctttttgtGTCAACCACAACACTTATAAATAAGCGTTGTGGATTAGCGTGTTTTTTTTAGTAAGActcagattttttttaattctttattctttatttattctttattatttatttctttataaTATAATGAAAAATAACCTAATAAAGGTATCGGGCAAAACTTTCGAGAGAAATTGGTTGAACCCTAAGCCGATTGATTTTTGAGAATACTATCACAGTGCCGATTGCTTTTTTGACTGAATTCCAGCAATGGCGGCTTCGTCTTCCAGGGGGAGGAGCAGCTCACCATTCCATCTTGTGAAGCCTTCGAGCTCGTACTCTTCGACTTCTTCTTCGTCTTCATTTGTGAATGTTCTCTTGATGCAGCGGTCTTGCTCTTCCTCCGCGACTTCGTTTTATGGTGGTTCGGGTAACGGAGCAGGAGGCGGCGCATATGGTTCTAGATCAATGACGCCTGGCGGAAGCGAAGGAGATCGTTCCCAAAGATATAGTGATCGATCTCCTGTTGGTTTTCCTGCGATGGACGAGCAGCTGATTGGGGAGCCACTCGAGATGACATCGAGATAAGGGGATAGCATACTAGTTACTATACGATTTCGACCTTTGAGGTGAGTTTGGAAAATTGTAGATCTCAATGGATTTACTAAATTTCGAATTTTGCGAAATGGAGGAAGCTGCGGCTGGTGGGAAAAATTGGCAGGATTAATTCATATTACTTGCATTCTATGATGGCAGTGATAGAGAATACCAACGAGGTGATGAGATAGCGTGGtatgcaggtgatgacaagattTTGCGGAATGAATATAATCCGACTACCGCCTATGGATTTGGTTTGACCTCCTTGCCTATTTCATACTTGTTTCTGTTTTAATCGAGAATATATGTACTCTTAACTCGCATTCAATCTTCTTCTGTGTGGTTAATTTTAGATTTTGGCACTATAACTATGAATACTTTATGGGGAGTTGAAATAAATATACACTAATGAATGGCGTACCATGCTGCCATAATTATGATTTTGGCGTCTTATTTACTTGACTAGGGAATTTGACATATTATTTGTTTGATTTCCTATAACATATAGGGTATTTAGATCCGAAGCAAGCACTCCAGAAGGGTATGACATAGCTGCTCGACCTGTTGTTAAGGCTGCAATGGATGGTGTAAATGGTATGCTAAACTGGCTATTTTTACTTTTACATCATTTATTTGTGATATGAACTGCTTCTGATGTACTTGCGGACTATGATGAATAAATGTATAACCATGTTGTCAAGTGATGCTAATCCACAACGTAGGCTGCATGGTGGTGACAGTTAGCGATGGATTAAATGTAATAAAAGCACCCTAGACTTTCACATTGTTGACCTTTATGGCTTAGGTGGATGACAACACTAGTCACAAGTTTCTGCAAACTAACACTGATTCGCTGTCTTGCAGGAACAGTATTTGCTTATGGTGTTACAAGTAGTGGAAAGACACACACTATGCATGTAAGTGATATCCTCCATGGTGATGCATACTCGTTCAAATTCTGTTGCAGCACATATTCAACTTTGCTGATTCTGAATGTTTCCTAATTTTTTGTGCACTTTTTATTGGCCATTACATAATAACTCTTAAGTCATTTCATATATGCATGGCATTAATAGTCATTTATCTGTTTGTAACAATTTTTTTTGATGCCTAAACTTACACTGAAAAATCCCATGGTTCCAAGTATATTCAAATTTTTCGGCTGTTGGTATTCTGttattttaaaagatttatttataaatttgggACCACATTCCAGTAGGTCTTTCGATTTTATAACATTGACTCGATGTACTCCAGGTGATGGGGCATGAGAAAAAACCAACAGTTAGATAAGtggtaaaaaaatttgtttgctgACAGTGGTGTGGCCGGATTTTGTAGAGGATTGGGCCCAAGAATTTTCATGTGCTTGATCAGAAACTTCATTCTCgggtaatttataatatttcaacttcatttttaaTTTGTATATTTGCATACAATAGTTAAACTTGAGCATTTCACAATTAACATAAAATAACAGTTCTTTTAATGACATAAATGATCTATTTTGGTTAGAATATATATCACGTTTTGAACAGTTTCGAGAATAATTTGCAGATATTGGCGCTGAAGAATTGATCTGATTGCTCTCATGCTTTGACAGCAGCTTTAGCGCTCGTGTAGCTTAGAAATTAAGTAGAATGAACTTGAATAGTACAGATTCTGAATCTGcattatgaaaaaaatttgtAGTGCTCTGTGTTGTCTTTGATTTGGCACTAAAAACAGGtcatttgaattaaaatttaaagagaAATGCCCATTTTTTTGAAACTTCACTGTATCTGTCATTTCGAAATCTGGTATTGATCAGTGCATATTTTGAGGTTGAAATTCACATAAAACTTGTAGATAATTGTGTTTTCTTTGATTTGCCACCAGTTATAACTCATTCGGATgtaaaatgaattttatatgaattttctaCTGAACTCGCTCCAAtctgcaaaaaaaaataatgtctGCGTTTCAGGTGTGTTCTTGCAGATAGATTTAGGCTTATTAGa
It encodes:
- the LOC140893373 gene encoding uncharacterized protein, whose protein sequence is MPRSSEMCYIQDLLKPCKNLISPPSKSCFMISPNFMKGILAICIFSALFLVCFSAYNFHGLISRTSCPECTRTFRLQVSSRETINQQSTNISHILFGIGGSAETWSKRRGYCELWWRPKTHRGFVWLDQEPGEGAEPPWPKTSPPYRVSADTSRFKYTCWYGSRSAVRIARIVKESFELGLKNVRWFVMGDDDTVFFTENLVKVLSKYDHNQMYYIGGNSESVEQDLTHSYTMGYGGGGFAISYPLAAELVRILDGCIDRYADFYGSDQKIGACMSEIGVPLTKELGFHQIDIQGSPYGLLSAHPLAPLVSLHHLDYVQPLFPGRSRIDSVKRLVKAYKSDPARALQHSFYHDLSRNWSVSVSWGYTVQLYPFLVTGKDLSTPLQTFLTWRSWSQEPFTFNTRVMSLDPCERPVIFYFDGVKDAGKGKTWTWYKRNPYMRRRRCEREDYAAAYLVKGFNVSAAVLDPQLWNKAPRRQCCEVMNGSDDVDGVLKIRIRSCNHWESVTPP